A window of the Vicinamibacteria bacterium genome harbors these coding sequences:
- a CDS encoding AAA family ATPase translates to MALTHYLKILAHPVFTGLNFHMPMVVDLSHPLIMLKGENGSGKSTLLHALHYALKGEEVEGYVYRTEFPDLDSGKVFLFDAEQHNPRNRLDLFEHEPRMREFLQIASHGQVMLSLFRESFPKLPNGTVLLLDEPEMALSQSNQRRILKMLMELADQKDFRIVTATHSPILIEAKETYVIDLDRHVNRNIIPDDMGVEGQSTLH, encoded by the coding sequence ATGGCGCTCACGCATTATCTCAAGATACTGGCTCACCCGGTATTCACCGGCTTGAACTTCCACATGCCCATGGTCGTGGATCTCTCCCACCCGCTCATCATGCTGAAGGGCGAGAATGGCTCGGGAAAGTCGACGCTGCTCCACGCGCTGCACTACGCGCTCAAAGGCGAGGAGGTCGAAGGCTACGTCTACCGCACGGAATTTCCCGACCTCGATTCCGGGAAAGTTTTCCTCTTCGACGCGGAGCAGCACAACCCGAGGAACCGACTAGATCTCTTCGAGCACGAGCCACGGATGCGGGAGTTTCTCCAGATCGCGAGTCACGGCCAGGTGATGCTGTCTCTGTTTCGCGAGAGCTTCCCCAAGTTGCCCAACGGCACGGTCCTCTTGCTGGACGAGCCGGAGATGGCCCTGAGCCAGTCAAACCAGAGGCGCATTCTGAAGATGTTGATGGAGCTTGCCGATCAGAAGGACTTTCGCATCGTGACGGCGACCCACTCGCCCATCCTCATCGAAGCCAAAGAAACCTACGTCATCGATCTGGACCGGCACGTCAATCGCAACATCATTCCCGATGACATGGGCGTCGAGGGACAGAGCACTCTGCACTAG